One Setaria viridis chromosome 7, Setaria_viridis_v4.0, whole genome shotgun sequence genomic region harbors:
- the LOC140223466 gene encoding L10-interacting MYB domain-containing protein-like — MGDKADWGDTFLRHLIDACKEEIEAGNRPMGIFTTTGWKNVVSKFAEKSGDTRTKKQLKNKLDLLKKEYVTFMEFKNCATGLGWDEAKQTVDCSDEWWDEHLARCNNHEKGIKCHHIKFRKQGPKFLDDLHILFGKTHVTGSSASCPGDISSDEASDENVDEVVKPTQKDMTVNLGKRKRKGTSRC, encoded by the exons ATGGGTGATAAGGCGGATTGGGGTGATACTTTTTTAAGGCATTTGATTGATGCttgcaaagaagagattgaagcagggaataggccgatgggaattttcactactaccggttggaagaacgttgtttccaagtttgcagaaaaatccggtgatacgagaacaaaaaaacaattgaagaacaagttagatcTTCTGAAAAAGGAGTATGTCACGTTTATGGAGTTCAAAAATTGTGCAACTGGTCTTGGATGGGATGAGGCAAAACAAACTGTTGACTGCTCAGACGAATGGTGGGACGAACACCTTGCT AGATGCAACAATCATGAGAAAGGAATCAAATGCCACCATATTAAGTTTCGAAAACAAGGACCCAAGTTTCTTGATGACCTGCATATCTTGTTTGGCAAGACACATGTAACTGGGTCTTCTGCATCCTGTCCTGGAGATATATCATCCGATGAGGCAAGTGATGAGAATGTGGATGAGGTAGTGAAACCTACGCAGAAGGACATGACAGTGAACCTAGGAAAAAGGAAACGCAAGGGTACCTCTAGgtgttga